One Rosa chinensis cultivar Old Blush chromosome 5, RchiOBHm-V2, whole genome shotgun sequence genomic region harbors:
- the LOC112167570 gene encoding uncharacterized protein LOC112167570 yields MGDEDTTWEQRLNALTHILINPTTTPPLHAQFFISTQIPCYLNWDYPPVLCTKSPSYTHLKWGISIFLKRVFKLGPPETSWRSKCPYQIPPPLILAKGVEEAQWDPEQKRLYFRKRLRRKRFAPDVNPWIPFLIPNMLLLSLLLWNPYPEN; encoded by the coding sequence ATGGGAGACGAAGACACAACATGGGAGCAAAGGCTCAATGCCTTAACTCACATCCTCATCAACCCAACAACCACACCACCTCTCCATGCCCAGTTCTTCATCTCCACCCAAATTCCATGCTACCTAAACTGGGACTACCCACCAGTCCTCTGTACCAAATCCCCTTCTTATACTCATCTCAAATGGGGCATCTCTATCTTCCTCAAAAGGGTCTTCAAACTTGGGCCCCCTGAGACTTCCTGGAGGTCCAAGTGCCCATATCAGATCCCTCCACCATTGATTCTTGCTAAAGGAGTAGAGGAAGCTCAGTGGGATCCAGAGCAGAAGAGACTGTACTTTAGGAAGAGGCTGAGAAGAAAACGCTTTGCGCCTGATGTTAATCCTTGGATTCCTTTTCTAATTCCCAATATGTTGTTGTTATCTCTTCTTCTCTGGAACCCATATcccgaaaattga
- the LOC112166394 gene encoding uncharacterized protein LOC112166394: protein MRVAASHLIPILFLFPAFFPSLSETTTDDSSSSVVSQLHQFKLKIAHLESVLAESVRNLNERIDQIEQREKRIDYMSQKIHHLQSLLSTLKEHSLHGDQRLNALEEEVRRLWAASRKNNFDIHVLESKAQDAEERLEMVTSKAKKMNDMVTEQWIQLQRLQQALHIQQSRTLRVQRQVSYTRCTFLKFFNNLLDDHLLKLLGSNVRSFFSRTLHQLERVFIAFKRSHHKLQHSIKEALEKNEFTAALANEELVFYVATALIILPIMMAWMFLSSKFQASCSIDVTYMHSQTYTSPEGE, encoded by the exons ATGAGAGTAGCAGCAAGTCATCTAATCCCAATCCTCTTCCTCTTTCCCGCCTTTTTTCCATCCCTCTCCGAAACCACCACCGATGATTCCTCCTCCTCCGTCGTATCCCAACTCCACCAATTCAAGCTCAAAATCGCTCATTTAG AATCGGTTCTTGCGGAAAGCGTTCGGAATCTGAATGAGAGAATCGATCAAATCGAACAGCGCGAGAAGCGGATTGACTACATGTCGCAGAAGATCCACCATTTGCAATCTCTGTTATCCACTCTCAAg GAACACTCATTGCATGGTGATCAAAGACTTAATGCTCTAGAAGAAgag GTACGGCGTCTCTGGGCCGCTTCAAGGAAGAACAATTTCGATATTCATGTTTTGGAGTCCAAAGCACAAGATGCTGAGGAGAGGCTTGAAATGGTTACCTCTAAGGCTAAGAAG ATGAATGACATGGTTACCGAGCAATGGATTCAACTTCAGAGACTGCAGCAGGCTCTTCATATTCAACAA TCGAGGACTTTGAGGGTTCAAAGGCAAGTAAGTTATACAAGATGCACATTCTTGAAG TTCTTCAACAACCTTCTTGATGACCATTTGCTGAAGCTGCTTGGGTCTAACGTGAGATCCTTTTTCTCACGAACTCTGCATCAATTGGAAAGAGTCTTTATAGCATTTAAGAGGTCTCACCATAAG TTGCAGCATTCCATCAAAgaggcattggagaagaatGAATTTACTGCAGCTCTTGCTAATGAGGAATTGGTTTTCTATGTG GCTACTGCCCTCATCATCTTGCCAATAATGATGGCCTGGATGTTTCTCTCCTCAAAATTCCAAGCTAGTTGCTCTATTGACGTGACCTATATGCACTCGCAGACCTATACAAGTCCTGAGGGTGAATGA
- the LOC112202190 gene encoding glycogen phosphorylase 1 isoform X1 codes for MLILPSRFLTFHHRPTLAFSPFPPSSPPSPSPSSIFYAPTNNVSRPLRAEQCLQPLSAASSSSSSSVTVENSEEYYSESDGAAASATTQFVIRARNRIGLLGIITRVFDVLGLRVDRATVEFEGDYFVKRFFVTDSRGARIEDLESLDRIQKALLDAIDDCGGSITAGPTTTTRGVVVRRPGLGLGSGERGAKAERMFGLMDGFLKNDPISLQKDILYHVEYTVARSRFSFDDFEAYQALAHSVRDRLIERSHDTQLFFKRKDPKRVYFLSLEFLMGRSLSNSVINLGIRDQYAEALSQLGFEFEVLAEQEGDAALGNGGLARLSACQMDSMATLDYPAWGYGLRYQYGLFRQVILDGIQHEQPDFWLNFGNPWETERVHVTYPVKFYGTVEEEILNGEKCNVWNPGELVEAVAYDNPIPGYGTRNTITLRLWAGKPSDQRDMEAFNTGDYINALVSRQKAENISSVLYPDDRSYQGKELRLKQQYFFVSASIQDIIRRFKDAHSNFDEFPDKVALQLNDTHPSLAIVEVMRVLVDEEHLDWHKAWDIVCKLFSFTIHAVIAEGLEKIPVDLLGSLLPRHLQIIYDINFNFVEELKKRIGLDYDRLSRMSIVEEAAVKTIRMANLSVVCAHTVNGVSTVHSELLKTKLFKDFYELWPEKFQCMTNGVTQRRWIVVSNPSLCALLSKWLGTEAWIRNVDLLTGLREYADDADLQQEWMMVKKVNKMRLAEYIEAMSGVKVSLDAMFDVQTKRIHEYKRQLLNILGIIHRYDCIKNMDKSQQSKVVPRVCIIGGKAAPGYEVAKKIIKLCHAVAEKINNDSDVGDLLKLVFIPDYNVSLAEVVIPGADLSQHLSTAGHEASGTGSMKFLMNGCLLLATEDGSTVEIVEEIGAENLFLFGAKIHEVPELREKGPAHDVPLQCARVLRLIRDGHFGFQDYFQSLCDSVEGEDFYLLSSDFGSYLEAQAAADKAFADPKKWTKMSILSTAGSGRFSSDRTIRDYAEKSWGIEPCRFPSEFDG; via the exons ATGTTGATTCTACCCTCGCGCTTCCTCACCTTCCACCACCGACCAACCCTCGCATTCTCACCCTTCCCGCCATCATCACCGCCGTCGCCGTCGCCGTCGTCCATCTTCTACGCGCCGACGAACAATGTCTCCAGACCTCTACGCGCCGAACAATGTCTCCAACCGCTCTCCGCCgcgtcatcctcctcctcctcctcggtcACGGTGGAAAACTCCGAGGAATACTACTCCGAATCCGACGGAGCCGCCGCGTCCGCCACCACGCAGTTCGTGATCCGCGCCCGCAACCGCATCGGCCTCCTTGGGATCATCACGCGCGTGTTCGACGTCCTCGGCCTCCGCGTCGACAGGGCCACCGTGGAATTCGAAGGCGACTACTTCGTGAAGCGGTTCTTCGTCACCGATTCCCGAGGCGCGAGGATCGAGGACCTGGAGAGCCTGGACCGGATCCAGAAGGCGTTACTGGACGCCATCGACGACTGCGGCGGGTCCATCACCGCGGGGCCTACCACCACCACGAGAGGCGTCGTGGTCCGCAGGCCgggtttgggcctgggctccGGCGAGCGCGGCGCTAAGGCGGAGAGGATGTTCGGGTTGATGGACGGGTTCTTGAAAAACGACCCGATTAGTCTTCAGAAGGATATTCTCTACCACGTTGAGTACACCGTGGCCAGGTCGAGGTTTAGCTTTGATGATTTTGAAGCTTATCAG GCTTTAGCGCACAGTGTAAGAGATCGCTTGATTGAGCGTTCGCATGATACTCAGCTTTTCTTCAAGAGGAAAGATCCGAAGCGCGTGTACTTCCTCTCGCTTGAGTTTCTTATGG GTCGTTCATTGTCGAATAGTGTCATCAACCTTGGTATCCGAGACCAATACGCAGAGGCTTTAAGTCAGCTTGGCTTTGAGTTTGAAGTTCTGGCCGAGCAG GAAGGAGATGCTGCCCTTGGTAATGGTGGCCTAGCCCGTCTTTCAGCTTGCCAAATGGATTCTATGGCAACTTTGGATTATCCTGCATGGGG TTATGGACTACGCTACCAATATGGACTATTCCGCCAGGTTATACTGGATGGCATTCAGCATGAACAGCCTGACTTCTGGTTGAACTTTGGGAATCCCTGGGAGACAGAGCGGGTTCATGTAACATATCCAGTGAAG TTCTATGGGACTGTTGAAGAGGAAATCTTGAACGGAGAAAAATGTAATGTTTGGAACCCTGGAGAATTG GTAGAAGCTGTGGCGTATGATAATCCTATACCTGGTTACGGAACCAGAAACACCATTACTCTCCGCTTATGGGCTGGAAAACCAAGTGATCAACGTGATATG GAAGCTTTTAATACTGGAGATTACATCAATGCTCTTGTTTCTAGACAGAAAGCAGAAAATATAAGTAGTGTTTTGTACCCTGATGATCGTTCTTATCAG GGGAAGGAACTGCGGTTAAAACAACAATACTTCTTTGTCTCAGCATCCATACAAGACATAATACGGAGGTTCAAAGATGCTCACAGTAATTTTGATGAATTTCCTGATAAG GTTGCTCTGCAGCTCAATGATACTCACCCATCTCTTGCGATAGTCGAGGTCATGAGAGTGCTTGTCGACGAAGAGCatttggattggcataaagcttgggATATTGTTTGCAAACTCTTTTCTTTCACAATACAcgcagtaattgctgaagggtTGGAGAAAATCCCTGTTGATTTACTGGGTAGTCTTCTCCCACGCCATTTACAA ATTATATATGACATTAACTTCAATTTTGTCGAAGAGTTGAAGAAGAGGATTGGTTTAGATTATGATCGTCTCTCTCGGATGTCTATTGTTGAGGAAGCTGCTGTAAAG ACTATCCGAATGGCAAACCTGTCGGTTGTGTGTGCTCATACTGTGAATGGTGTTTCCACAGTACATTCAGAactattaaaaacaaaattattcaAG GACTTCTATGAACTGTGGCCTGAGAAATTTCAATGCATGACAAATGGCGTCACCCAG CGCCGCTGGATTGTGGTGAGTAATCCTAGCCTGTGTGCTCTTCTCTCAAAATGGCTTGGAACAGAAGCCTGGATTCGTAATGTTGACCTTCTGACTGGCTTGAGAGAATATGCAGATGATGCTGATCTTCAACAAGAATGGATGATG GTTAAGAAGGTTAACAAGATGAGGCTTGCTGAGTACATTGAAGCAATGAGTGGTGTGAAG GTTAGTTTAGATGCAATGTTTGATGTGCAGACAAAGAGAATACACGAGTACAAAAGACAATTGCTCAATATACTTGGCATCATTCATCGATATGACTGTATCAAG AACATGGATAAGAGTCAACAGAGCAAGGTTGTACCCCGTGTCTGCATTATTGGAGGAAAAGCTGCTCCTGGTTATGAAGTTGCAAAGAAGATTATCAAACTTTGTCATGCTGTAGCAGAAAAGATAAATAATGATAGCGACGTTGGGGATCTTCTAAAGCTG GTTTTTATTCCTGATTATAATGTATCGCTTGCTGAAGTGGTAATACCAGGGGCTGACCTTTCCCAGCACTTAAG CACCGCAGGACATGAGGCTTCTGGAACTGGCAGCATGAAATTTCTCATGAACGGATGTTTACTCTTGGCTACAGAAGATGGGTCTACAGTTGAAATTGTTGAAGAAATAGGGGCAGAGAACTTG TTTTTGTTTGGTGCAAAGATTCATGAAGTTCCTGAATTGCGTGAGAAAGGACCTGCTCATGACGTGCCACTGCAATGTGCACGTGTTTTAAG GCTGATCCGAGATGGTCATTTTGGCTTTCAAGACTATTTCCAATCTCTATGTGATAGTGTGGAGGGTGAGGACTTCTATCTGCTCAGCTCTGACTTTGGGAGCTATTTAGAGGCACAG GCTGCTGCTGATAAAGCATTTGCGGATCCAAAGAAGTGGACTAAAATGAGCATCCTTAGCACAGCCGGTTCTGGCAGATTTAGCAGTGACAGAACAATCCGCGACTATGCTGAGAAGAGTTGGGGAATTGAACCGTGCCGATTCCCTTCCGAGTTCGACGGCTAG
- the LOC112202190 gene encoding glycogen phosphorylase 1 isoform X2, giving the protein MLILPSRFLTFHHRPTLAFSPFPPSSPPSPSPSSIFYAPTNNVSRPLRAEQCLQPLSAASSSSSSSVTVENSEEYYSESDGAAASATTQFVIRARNRIGLLGIITRVFDVLGLRVDRATVEFEGDYFVKRFFVTDSRGARIEDLESLDRIQKALLDAIDDCGGSITAGPTTTTRGVVVRRPGLGLGSGERGAKAERMFGLMDGFLKNDPISLQKDILYHVEYTVARSRFSFDDFEAYQALAHSVRDRLIERSHDTQLFFKRKDPKRVYFLSLEFLMGRSLSNSVINLGIRDQYAEALSQLGFEFEVLAEQEGDAALGNGGLARLSACQMDSMATLDYPAWGYGLRYQYGLFRQVILDGIQHEQPDFWLNFGNPWETERVHVTYPVKFYGTVEEEILNGEKCNVWNPGELVEAVAYDNPIPGYGTRNTITLRLWAGKPSDQRDMEAFNTGDYINALVSRQKAENISSVLYPDDRSYQGKELRLKQQYFFVSASIQDIIRRFKDAHSNFDEFPDKVALQLNDTHPSLAIVEVMRVLVDEEHLDWHKAWDIVCKLFSFTIHAVIAEGLEKIPVDLLGSLLPRHLQIIYDINFNFVEELKKRIGLDYDRLSRMSIVEEAAVKTIRMANLSVVCAHTVNGVSTVHSELLKTKLFKDFYELWPEKFQCMTNGVTQRRWIVVSNPSLCALLSKWLGTEAWIRNVDLLTGLREYADDADLQQEWMMVKKVNKMRLAEYIEAMSGVKVSLDAMFDVQTKRIHEYKRQLLNILGIIHRYDCIKNMDKSQQSKVVPRVCIIGGKAAPGYEVAKKIIKLCHAVAEKINNDSDVGDLLKLVFIPDYNVSLAEVVIPGADLSQHLRT; this is encoded by the exons ATGTTGATTCTACCCTCGCGCTTCCTCACCTTCCACCACCGACCAACCCTCGCATTCTCACCCTTCCCGCCATCATCACCGCCGTCGCCGTCGCCGTCGTCCATCTTCTACGCGCCGACGAACAATGTCTCCAGACCTCTACGCGCCGAACAATGTCTCCAACCGCTCTCCGCCgcgtcatcctcctcctcctcctcggtcACGGTGGAAAACTCCGAGGAATACTACTCCGAATCCGACGGAGCCGCCGCGTCCGCCACCACGCAGTTCGTGATCCGCGCCCGCAACCGCATCGGCCTCCTTGGGATCATCACGCGCGTGTTCGACGTCCTCGGCCTCCGCGTCGACAGGGCCACCGTGGAATTCGAAGGCGACTACTTCGTGAAGCGGTTCTTCGTCACCGATTCCCGAGGCGCGAGGATCGAGGACCTGGAGAGCCTGGACCGGATCCAGAAGGCGTTACTGGACGCCATCGACGACTGCGGCGGGTCCATCACCGCGGGGCCTACCACCACCACGAGAGGCGTCGTGGTCCGCAGGCCgggtttgggcctgggctccGGCGAGCGCGGCGCTAAGGCGGAGAGGATGTTCGGGTTGATGGACGGGTTCTTGAAAAACGACCCGATTAGTCTTCAGAAGGATATTCTCTACCACGTTGAGTACACCGTGGCCAGGTCGAGGTTTAGCTTTGATGATTTTGAAGCTTATCAG GCTTTAGCGCACAGTGTAAGAGATCGCTTGATTGAGCGTTCGCATGATACTCAGCTTTTCTTCAAGAGGAAAGATCCGAAGCGCGTGTACTTCCTCTCGCTTGAGTTTCTTATGG GTCGTTCATTGTCGAATAGTGTCATCAACCTTGGTATCCGAGACCAATACGCAGAGGCTTTAAGTCAGCTTGGCTTTGAGTTTGAAGTTCTGGCCGAGCAG GAAGGAGATGCTGCCCTTGGTAATGGTGGCCTAGCCCGTCTTTCAGCTTGCCAAATGGATTCTATGGCAACTTTGGATTATCCTGCATGGGG TTATGGACTACGCTACCAATATGGACTATTCCGCCAGGTTATACTGGATGGCATTCAGCATGAACAGCCTGACTTCTGGTTGAACTTTGGGAATCCCTGGGAGACAGAGCGGGTTCATGTAACATATCCAGTGAAG TTCTATGGGACTGTTGAAGAGGAAATCTTGAACGGAGAAAAATGTAATGTTTGGAACCCTGGAGAATTG GTAGAAGCTGTGGCGTATGATAATCCTATACCTGGTTACGGAACCAGAAACACCATTACTCTCCGCTTATGGGCTGGAAAACCAAGTGATCAACGTGATATG GAAGCTTTTAATACTGGAGATTACATCAATGCTCTTGTTTCTAGACAGAAAGCAGAAAATATAAGTAGTGTTTTGTACCCTGATGATCGTTCTTATCAG GGGAAGGAACTGCGGTTAAAACAACAATACTTCTTTGTCTCAGCATCCATACAAGACATAATACGGAGGTTCAAAGATGCTCACAGTAATTTTGATGAATTTCCTGATAAG GTTGCTCTGCAGCTCAATGATACTCACCCATCTCTTGCGATAGTCGAGGTCATGAGAGTGCTTGTCGACGAAGAGCatttggattggcataaagcttgggATATTGTTTGCAAACTCTTTTCTTTCACAATACAcgcagtaattgctgaagggtTGGAGAAAATCCCTGTTGATTTACTGGGTAGTCTTCTCCCACGCCATTTACAA ATTATATATGACATTAACTTCAATTTTGTCGAAGAGTTGAAGAAGAGGATTGGTTTAGATTATGATCGTCTCTCTCGGATGTCTATTGTTGAGGAAGCTGCTGTAAAG ACTATCCGAATGGCAAACCTGTCGGTTGTGTGTGCTCATACTGTGAATGGTGTTTCCACAGTACATTCAGAactattaaaaacaaaattattcaAG GACTTCTATGAACTGTGGCCTGAGAAATTTCAATGCATGACAAATGGCGTCACCCAG CGCCGCTGGATTGTGGTGAGTAATCCTAGCCTGTGTGCTCTTCTCTCAAAATGGCTTGGAACAGAAGCCTGGATTCGTAATGTTGACCTTCTGACTGGCTTGAGAGAATATGCAGATGATGCTGATCTTCAACAAGAATGGATGATG GTTAAGAAGGTTAACAAGATGAGGCTTGCTGAGTACATTGAAGCAATGAGTGGTGTGAAG GTTAGTTTAGATGCAATGTTTGATGTGCAGACAAAGAGAATACACGAGTACAAAAGACAATTGCTCAATATACTTGGCATCATTCATCGATATGACTGTATCAAG AACATGGATAAGAGTCAACAGAGCAAGGTTGTACCCCGTGTCTGCATTATTGGAGGAAAAGCTGCTCCTGGTTATGAAGTTGCAAAGAAGATTATCAAACTTTGTCATGCTGTAGCAGAAAAGATAAATAATGATAGCGACGTTGGGGATCTTCTAAAGCTG GTTTTTATTCCTGATTATAATGTATCGCTTGCTGAAGTGGTAATACCAGGGGCTGACCTTTCCCAGCACTTAAG GACATGA